The genomic window ATAAAGGCCGGGTCTATCaccactctctttttctcttggcTGGAGGGACCCCTGTGAAGGCAAGAACTCCTACACAGCAGGCCCTGGGCTTCCTTTTTGGGCTCATGTACCTCTGAGGGACCAGGTTGGCGCCGAAGCCCCAGTTTGTCTATCAGGATCTTTGCCACTGCAGTTGTGACTGCCTGGGCCTCCGCGTCTCTCCTCTCCGCGATCATTCTCTCGAGGCGTGATCCGTGGCTCCGAGCCGTGGCCAATGTGGGCCTGCCTTTCGCCAGGGGATCTTCCCACTCTGAGCCTTTTTGGCTGGGGCTGAACCACGGCAGAGAGGGCCTCGTCCTCTGTTTGATGTGGCCTTCTAGGGGTGCCTGTCCCTCCTCTGGCAGGAGTGGCGGGGCCTTGTCCCCCAGGCTGTCATCCGTCTCCCTGTCCCAGGCAGGGCGGCTCATCCCGCAGGCAATAGTGACCCTTTTCTTTGGAGCCCTTGGTTCCTGTTCTTCAGGTTTGGGCCTCTTGCAGGCCCCTCTCTTGTCAGGGGGACTGAACGTCTTGCTCTCACTCTTCCGCGGGGCTTTCCCTTTTGGGGTCCtggcctcctgctgctcctggttGCTTCTTGCATTTGATAGGTGGTCACGAAGCCCCAGAGAAGCTGGTGTGGTGCTACTGGGCGAGCCCTGGGAAGCTACCCAAGAGGCCTGAGAAGCCAAGATGTCTGTGGTGGGGAGCAGTACAGGGCTGCGGTCTTGATGGAGGACGCTGGCAACATGCCGCGGGCGACGTTTCTCCGGGTCTACTTCCACTTGGACCTCCAGGTCATGGCTGTCCTGTGCTCTCAGGCCTGGCTGTCCTACGCTGAGGTCAACCGAAGTTCTCGATGGTTGAGGATGTCTGCTGGTGCCCTGAGACTGTAGACTGAGACTCacatccaggccttccatgttGGTTGTCATACTGGCTCCCACGGTGACATCCCAAGCACGCGGCTTTCCTTTGGTTTGCAGCCTCTGTCTGATCTCTTCGGCTCTTTTCGGCTGGACTCCTCTACTGCTCTTCTGCTCCTCTGGGCTGTGGCAGAAATCCAATAAGGTCGCTCTCCGTCTCTCACGCTGGGGTTCACTCCTGGCCGTTTCTGCACGCGGCCTCCGCTCTGGGCTGCCTCTCTCAACTTTTTGGACAGTCCTACTTAGCTGGATTCTGCCCAAGGGACTGTGAGTGACACGCTCAGTGGTAGGCAGCCTGGTCTCTTGTCTGCTCTCAGGGGCCTCTGAGAACCCAAaggggccagcagcaggtggcctcGCTGTGGGGACCCTCTGAACGTCCTTATATTCAGATGAGGGGTCGAAGAGAAGCCAGTCCCTGATGTGGCAGGACTGTTTCGCCTTCTCCTCTCTTGGCCCTTTGTCAGGAGGGTTTTCCAGGTGATGGGCAACGTCGTCTCTCATGTTAAGCCCAGTCCTACTGGCGGCAGAGCTGGGGAAGGTGGGCTGTGGAGGAGACGAAGCTTGATTTGCGTTGGGAGTGACCTGTGCGCTCTCGTGGGCCTTCTGCTGTATACACCACCCGTACCTTGCGTCGAAGCCTTTCAAGTGTGTTTCCAGCAAAAATCGCGTTAGGGGATTGAGGAAGGAGAGCTTCCTGGATGTGTTCACACCGGGGGTCTGATGCTTTGAGGCTACTGGTTTTCTAGGTTTTGCGGCGATGCTGGACTTGGGCAAAGAATGACTGGCGGCAACAAGCCAGGACCGGCGCACTCTCACAGGGATCCTGCCTTCTCTGATCTGCCCTAACGTCCGGTTCAAGTGGACATTCAGGGTTTTCTTGAGATGCTTCTTATCTGGGCTCTTGGGTTTGTAATTTACACAGTCACACTCCCGAGGGATGACGGAGTCACACTTGGACTCCTCCTCGTCTTCCTCTAGGACTTTCACTGAGGTTCTTTGTGGATCCCAGGGCAGGAACTCTTGGTCATCCTCCTCTTTCCCTAGATCCTTTTTTGCTGCGGCTGGTTTGCCCTTTACTGCACCCTTGCTCAAGGGTCTCCTAGAACATGTGAATCCCGTCTTCTGCACTTCGGGGTCACCTGCAGGTGCCGAGGGCGGGGAAGGCCGGGAGAAGCCATGCGTGTCCATTGCCTGGCAGCGGCAGACCTGTGGGGATTTGCCCTGAGGCTGTGTCTGATCCTGAGATGCTTCAAATTTGCAGGGGGGCCCATCCTGTTCATCCGCGAGAAGCCTCACTTGGCTCTGTTGCTCCGGCCGCTCCTGGAGATCAGAGCTGATGGAATCCCCGGGCAAGGTGGAGGCAGTCCCGCCAGGCTGACAGACCTGAAAGCCCCGAGGAAAGTGGGGAACGGACTGGCTGGCAACTTCCTGggggtttttgaaaaaagaaagtaaagccTTCCTCTGTTTCAGTCTCTTCTGCAAGGGCCATTCCATTTGCTGACTCTCAGTCGGGTTGTAAGACTGAGCCTTCC from Oryctolagus cuniculus chromosome 1, mOryCun1.1, whole genome shotgun sequence includes these protein-coding regions:
- the LOC100350135 gene encoding spermatogenesis-associated protein 31E1; protein product: MRPGSYSILPKGTPRAQLPAGDSEIRLMEHQLLPPQSAPVPWQRSSCASWSTDLVLLLLFGLGLFFLFLVHSTPSSRPPKKKGTIRKGQVQTRRRTNSRKKSRALKACRDCLEKLKEARGLVSLLQSHLGKLPDDSASHLLCRDLQGDERNPAPAGGHQPHGEPEEDASPVTSSPLPSPALLTQHPPPPASRPSEGPQQVQSDVKSTPAGPVPDSAPPGNSCLASLGTAASGLDRISGSIAFFSWWWPTAKALLLFTSPHGRGRQEPLSQHPPEASAWGDAARGQAEAGGPPFISPDGQRLLEILISRRAGLMLKAEEKTGSLLGQMRPGCLLSSLGALLRSLSSKQASSAPQLFWRPRHKCTQLQGPPRLSPPQVFGDHLEKKCSQLFWGLPSLHSESLVATAWAPRRSSRALVPSILFNRGSSSSPVQPQASLPLQLSQAKPLSPYPLAQPQPLTQSLPLPLGQIQTQAPLPSSLPNLPNASPPQTGVYKTACSPSQERKAQSYNPTESQQMEWPLQKRLKQRKALLSFFKNPQEVASQSVPHFPRGFQVCQPGGTASTLPGDSISSDLQERPEQQSQVRLLADEQDGPPCKFEASQDQTQPQGKSPQVCRCQAMDTHGFSRPSPPSAPAGDPEVQKTGFTCSRRPLSKGAVKGKPAAAKKDLGKEEDDQEFLPWDPQRTSVKVLEEDEEESKCDSVIPRECDCVNYKPKSPDKKHLKKTLNVHLNRTLGQIREGRIPVRVRRSWLVAASHSLPKSSIAAKPRKPVASKHQTPGVNTSRKLSFLNPLTRFLLETHLKGFDARYGWCIQQKAHESAQVTPNANQASSPPQPTFPSSAASRTGLNMRDDVAHHLENPPDKGPREEKAKQSCHIRDWLLFDPSSEYKDVQRVPTARPPAAGPFGFSEAPESRQETRLPTTERVTHSPLGRIQLSRTVQKVERGSPERRPRAETARSEPQRERRRATLLDFCHSPEEQKSSRGVQPKRAEEIRQRLQTKGKPRAWDVTVGASMTTNMEGLDVSLSLQSQGTSRHPQPSRTSVDLSVGQPGLRAQDSHDLEVQVEVDPEKRRPRHVASVLHQDRSPVLLPTTDILASQASWVASQGSPSSTTPASLGLRDHLSNARSNQEQQEARTPKGKAPRKSESKTFSPPDKRGACKRPKPEEQEPRAPKKRVTIACGMSRPAWDRETDDSLGDKAPPLLPEEGQAPLEGHIKQRTRPSLPWFSPSQKGSEWEDPLAKGRPTLATARSHGSRLERMIAERRDAEAQAVTTAVAKILIDKLGLRRQPGPSEVHEPKKEAQGLLCRSSCLHRGPSSQEKKRVVIDPAFIKQATPRDLSCSVKSRWISERDTNWVPPPRQPVMPASPPQQGLRVTSISRWNVHCPRKYLPQKDVSLDQTHHASKGLQEAQTRAAGSESSRTKGLLGPRHGPPCLG